TGCACATTCCGCTGCTCAAGGTGGCACTGATCGACAAAGGGCTGTTCAGCCGCGCCAGCCACCCGGCACGGCGTCTGCTCAACGAGATCGCTGCCGTGGCCATCGGCTGGGACACCGGCAGCGAAGGCCTGCGCGACAGCCTGCACGTGCGGGTAGAGCGTATCGTGCAACGCCTGCTCAACGATGTTTCCGAAGACCCTGCGTTGTTCGCCGAGCTGCTCGAGGACTTCCTGGCCTTCAGCAACGACGAGCGCCGGCGTAACGAACTGCTCGAACAACGCACCCGCGATGCCGAACAGGGGCGTGCCCGTGCCTTGCAGGCCCGCCAGCAGGTGCAGGAAGTGCTGAACCAGCGCCTGCACGGGCGTGTGCTGCCGCAGGTGGTCGTGCAGATGCTGGTGCAGTCCTGGAGCCAGGTGCTGCTGTTGGCCTTGCTGAAGCAGGGCGAGGCGTCCCGGGCCTGGCGCAATGCCTTGGCAACCATGGATACGCTACTGGCCAGCATCGCCCCGCACCCTGAACCGCAAACCCTGCTGCTGCAGGTGCCGGGCCTGCTCAAGGCGCTACGTGACGGACTGACAGGTGTGGCGCTGGATTCCACCACCACTCGTGATTTTTTCCTGCAACTGGAGCAACTGCACCTGCGGGCTTGCGTGGGCTCGCAATGGGCCGAGGGCAGTGCTGACCCGGCGCTGGACGAGGTGCGGGTGGCCGAGAAAATCGTTCTGGCCATTGCCGAAGAACCTGCGTGTGCGCCGCTGCGTACGCTCGACGGGCATGCCGCACAATTGCGCGCCGTGCGGCGGCTACGTATCGGCGCGTGGGTCGAAGTGCTTGACGATGGCGAGCCGCTGCGCTGCAAGCTGGTGGCGCGCATCGACAGCAATGAGCGCCTGGTGTTTGCTAACCGTACCGGCATGAAAGTCCGCGAATGGAATGCGACCGGCCTCGCCCAGGCCTTGCACCGGGGCGAAGTGCGCATGCTGGATGATGGGCTGCTGTTCGAACGGGCGCTGGAGGCAGTGCTCGACAGCTTGCGTCAGCAGCAGGTGCATTGAAGGCTGGCGCACCGCTGTCATTACAATGATTCACATGCAAAGCGCCGCCCGCGCAGGGCATACTGCCGTTCTGTAACGGCGCTTTTCAGGATCTGCCCCATGTTATTGGACCGTGCCACCGGCTGGTTCCACGGAACCGGAATCACCCACTGCCCCTCGCCGAATTTCAATGCCCGCCCCGAGGGCGAAGCGATTTCCCTGCTGGTGATCCACAACATCAGCCTGCCGCCCGCCTGCTTCGGCAGCGGCAAGGTCCAGGCCTTCTTCCAGAACCGCCTCGACCCTGATGAACATCCCTACTTCGCCAGCATCAGCCACCTGACCGTGTCGGCTCACCTGTTCGTCGAGCGCGACGGCGCTGTCACCCAGTTCGTATCCTTGCTCGAACGCGCCTGGCATGCCGGGGTCTCACGCTTCGACGGGCGCGAAGGCTGCAACGACTTTTCCATCGGTATCGAAATGGAAGGCACCGATGACCTGCCTTACACCGATGCCCAGTATGCCGTGCTGGCGCAATTGACCCGGCACATCCAGGCGGCCTGGCCGGTCATCGACCAGGGCCGCATTCAGGGCCACAGCGATATTGCCCCGCAGCGCAAGACCGACCCCGGTCCGGCATTCGATTGGCCGCGCTACCGGGCCGCCGTGAAGGACAACGAGGACAAGGCATGA
The Pseudomonas sp. KU43P genome window above contains:
- the ampD gene encoding 1,6-anhydro-N-acetylmuramyl-L-alanine amidase AmpD, with product MLLDRATGWFHGTGITHCPSPNFNARPEGEAISLLVIHNISLPPACFGSGKVQAFFQNRLDPDEHPYFASISHLTVSAHLFVERDGAVTQFVSLLERAWHAGVSRFDGREGCNDFSIGIEMEGTDDLPYTDAQYAVLAQLTRHIQAAWPVIDQGRIQGHSDIAPQRKTDPGPAFDWPRYRAAVKDNEDKA